Part of the Niallia alba genome is shown below.
TAAAGATAAGCTCCTTCCAAATCAATAGTAATATACTATATGGAAAGAGCCCATCCAATGTTAATTTAGGTTTATTGATTTTATCTTTTTCTTATTTCTTTTGGCAATTAGGACAAAAAACAGTTCCTCTTCCGCCGACTATAATTCTTTCTAATGTATGTCCACATACTTTGCATTCCTGCCCTTTTCGACCATAAACATATAGTTCAAGCTGGAACATTCCAATTTGCCCTTGGGTGTTTACATAGGATCGGATTGTGCTTCCACCTTTTTCAACCGCTTCGGATAGCGTAGCAATGATTTCTTTATATAATTTCTCTATTTCCTTTGACTTAAGAGAACTTGCCATTCTCTCCGGATGAATACTACTTCGGAATAATGCTTCATCTACATAAATATTACCTAATCCAACCACAATCTTTTGATCTAATAGTGCTGTTTTGATACTACGATTCGTTTTTGATAACCGCTCGGTAAAATTAGCAATCGTAAAATCTTCAGCAAACGGTTCAGGTCCTAATTGAGAAAGAGGCAGGGCGTCTAGTTCTTCCCCTTTTTTAAATAAATGCATCGTACCGAATTTCCGGACATCTTTATATCTTAGCTGAGAGCCATCTTCAAAAAAGAAAATAACATGTGTATGCTTATCAACCGGATCATTAACTTGAAACACACCATATTTCCCTTCCATTCGCAAATGAGAGACGATTGTAAAATCATTTGTTTCGATTAAAATGAATTTCCCCCGTCTTTTAACGTCAAGTATGCTTTGACCAATTAATGCATCAGAAAATTCCTCTGCATTCTCTGGTTTTTTTATCATTTTTGCCCATGAAACCACAACTTCTTTTATGACTTTATTTTGCGTCAACTGTTTCAACGTTTTTCGAACCGTTTCAACTTCTGGTAATTCTGGCATCTTCATCTCCTCCTTTCCTGAATAATTGCTCATATGTTTAGAATAACTACCATTATCATTTAACTCACGCATAACGAGCAGTAAGCCCCCAGTTAAGGGAGCTATCTCTCGTAAAGGTCCGATAAGTGCAACTAACCATGAAGTGGAGGAGGAGTAAAAACCCCCACTCACAGAAGTTTTCCTTATTATTTTGCATCATACCAAGTTGGTCCATAAGAATAATCCACTTTTAATGGCACGCTTAATTCAACTGCATGCTCCATTACATCTGGTACAATTTCCTTTAACTTTTCAATTTCTTCTTTGGGAGCCTCGAAAATCAATTCATCGTGAACCTGTAATAATAATTTAGCTTTTAAGCCTTCTTCTTCCAAACGTTTAGCCATATCAATCATCGCTTTTTTAATGATATCTGCTGCACTTCCTTGGATTGGTGTATTCATCGCTGTTCTCTCAGCGAAGCTACGAAGATTAAAGTTTCTGCTAGTAATATCAGCTAAATATCTTCTTCTATGAAGCAAAGTCGAGACATAGCCTTTTTGCTTTGCGTCTGCCACAATTTCTTCCATATAATTTTTTACTCCAGGATAACTTTCTAAATAGCGTTCAATAAATTTAGCTGCTTCTTTTCTCGTAATATGGAGACTCTGTGATAGTCCGTAGTCACTAATTCCATATACAATTCCAAAGTTAACTGCTTTCGCATGTCTGCGCATATTAGAGGTCACTTCATCAGCTTCTACGTGGAAAACAGACATTGCTGTTTCTGTATGAATATCATGATCTTCTCTAAATGCTTCGATTAATTTCTCATCATTAGCAATATGTGCAAGGACACGCAGCTCAATTTGGCTATAGTCAGCAGCAAATATAACCCAATTCTCTTCTGTCGGTACAAACGCTTGTCTTATTTTTCTTCCTTCTTCTAAACGAATCGGGATATTTTGGAGGTTAGGATCAATCGAGCTTAATCGGCCCGTTTGTGTTAGTACTTGGTTAAATCTTGTATGAATTCTTCCGTTATGGACTACTTTTTGCAATCCTTCTATATAGGTTGACTGTAATTTGCCTAGCTGTCTATATTCTAAAATTTCTCTGATTACTTCGTGTGAACTAGCAAGTTGCTCCAATACATCGGCTGAAGTAGAATAGCCTGTCTTTGTTTTCTTCACAACTGGCAATCCAAGTTTTTCAAATAAAATCACGCCAAGCTGTTTGGGAGAATTAATATTAAAGGTTTCGCCAGCTAACTCATAAATTCGCACTTCGATTTCTTTCAATCTTTCGGAAAGCTCTTCTCCCATTGCTTTCAAGCGAGCAACATCAACTTTTACACCTGTTGACTCCATATCAGCAAGTACCAAGCTTAATGGCATTTCCAAATCATAAAATAACGCTTCTTGATCATTCTTTCTTAATTCATCTTCCATTTCCTCCAGTACTGCCTGAAGAGCGAACGCTTTTCTCACGAGATGATCAGCTAATAAATCTTGTTCTGGAACCTTTCTCTTTGCCCCTTTTCCATAGAATGCTTCATCTGATTGTAAATTAGTGTATCCATACTTTTTAGCAACAGAGGCAACATCTTCAATAGTTGCCGAAGGATCTGCTAAATATGCTGCAATAAGGATATCAAACGTAATCCCTTTTAAATGAATATCTTGATGACGTAATGACACTTCTGATCTTTTAGCATCATAAACAATTTTTTCTTTCTTTTCATCTTCTGCCCAAACTTTAAAAGCAGGTGATTTCAAAGCTTGTTCAATCGGAAGATAATATGCTCCTTTTTCATTTAAAAGAGAAATTCCTAAGATTGGTGCATAATGATAATTATCTTCTAATACTTCGACATACATTATATTTCTATCTGAAAAAATTGTATCTGTAATATTTTCAACTGTTTTAAATTCGATGGCTTCTAATACTAGTTCTTCTTTTTCCGGTGCTTCTCCTAATTTTTCAAGTAAAGAATTAAAGCCAAGCTCCTTGAAGATTTCTTTTAACTTCTCTATTTGCATCCCAGGAAATTCAGTATCATCTAATGTTATCGTTAAAGGGGCTTCCCTGAAAATAGTAGCTAGCTCTTTACTCATCAAAGCCTGATCCTTAAACTCTTCTAACTTTTCTTTCAGCTTCTTACCGCTTACTTTGTCGATAGATTGTACTAAATTTTCTAAGGAATCAAATTCCTTTAGCAATTTAATTGCTGTTTTTTCTCCCACACCTGGAACACCTGGAATATTATCTGAACTATCGCCCATTAGACCTTTCATATCAATAATTCGTTCAGGAGTCAGTCCATATTTCTCTTGAATATGGCTCGGGGTATAGGACTCCATATCTGTTATTCCTTTTCTAGTAATATAGACCGTTGTATTATCCGAACTTAATTGGGTTAAATCTTTATCTCCCGAGATAACAACTACTTCAAATCCATCTTTTTCCCCTTGAAGAGAAAGTGTTCCGATAATATCATCTGCTTCATAGTTCTCAAGCTCGTAATGATGGATACCATAAGATTTTAATAACTCTCTTATATAAGGAAATTGCTCAGACAATTCTGGTGGTGTTTTTTGACGTCCTCCCTTATATTCACTGAAGGTTTTATGACGGAAAGTGGTTTTTCCCGCATCAAATGCAACTAATGCATGTGTCGGCTTTTCCTCTTCTAAAATTTTCATTAGCATCATAGTAAAACCGTAAACCGCATTTGTATGTACACCTTTATCATTGTTTAATAGAGGTAAAGCAAAAAACGCTCGATACGCAATACTATTACCGTCAATTAAGATTAATTTCTTTTTCAAGAAATCCTCCTCCATCCTTTTTATAATGTATATTTTCTCGTAAATAAACGATGATTACTACACAACTCAATACTACCTATTTTACATGACATATTCATAAATGTAAAAAAGCAGAGATGGTTGAAAAAGAGGCCCAGTATACACATTCTTATTTCAACCTACAACGAAATAAGCGTGTAACACACACCTTTTTGCAACAATCTCTGCTTTTTTCATAACTTTAACAGCATCAATTCAGGTATATCGACACAGGCAAAGGTTGGAAATTAGATAATCCTACCAATAATTTCAAACGAACTATTTCCTACCAAGCCCACTATTATACAGGGGAAGCTAAAAGCGGGGTAGCTTTCAGCTTAAGTCCTTAACCAAATGGATAAGGGGGACTTCATAAGTAATTGTACCAACAAAGTGTAAACCCACCATAAACCAAATGTAAAAACAATGTAAATAGAAAAGCGGAAGGGCCTGTTTATCGGTGTACAAACTGGAAACTATCGACTGAGATAAAGGAAACACGATGAACGTTAGTGAATCGATGTTGACTTATCGTAGGGAGATTGTTGGAAGTTTGCTAACCGATAGGCACCGGAGCTAGACAATAGAAAAGCGGAAGGTACCGTTTAGCGCCTTGTGAACTGGAGCGATTTTCTTGAGATAAAGGAAACACAATGAACGTTAGTGAATTGATGTTGACTTATCGTAGAGACAATCGGGAAGTTCATCTTGGCTAGCATTGGACAAAAAAAGAGGGCAACAAATTTTAATGTGCCCTCTTGCCCTTAAAAAGGAAATTCCTTATGCAAAATCACGGTGAAAGTTGTTCCTACTCCCATTTCACTTTCCACCTGAATTGTTCCTCTATGTAATTCCACTAAATGCTTTACAATTGCTAGACCTAAACCTGTACCCCCAGAATTTCTACTTCTCGCTTTATCAACACGATAAAAACGCTCGAAAATTCTTGGAATTTCATCCTGTTCTATGCCTATGCCGGTATCTTGAATTTTCACTTCAATTTTCTTTTTCTTTTCCACCACATAAACATTGATTTCCCCATCGTTTGGGGTATAGATCACAGCATTTGTTATTAAATTTAGAAAAACCTGGGTTAATCTACTTCTATCTCCTTCCATTTGAATCACTTCATTTGATTGAGGAAATTTTAATTTAATATTTTTCGCTTCTGCTCGACCTTCCAGCATTTTAGTCGCTTTATTTAAAATTTCCACCAGATTAAACTCCTCTTTATTTAGAGCAAAATGGTGTTGTTCTAATTTAGATAGGTCAAGAAGATCTTGAATTAATGTTTGTAGTCGATGGCTCTCTTTTAAAATAATTCGTAAAAATTCTTCTAGCGTCTCTCTGTCTTCCATCGCCCCATCGAGAAGTGTTTCAGAAAAGCCCTTAATAGATGTAATAGGCGTTTTTAATTCATGGGATACATTGGCAACAAAATCTTTACGAATTTGTTCAAGCTTCTTCAACTCCGTTATATCATTAAAAACAAGCAAAATCCCCATCCATCTATCGTTTGTCCCAATAATGGGAACTCCATATACTTGAAAACTTTTCTTTTCATTTTGGATTTCCAGCGCCATTTCGCGAATTACCTTATGCTCTGTCATAAAAATTTCTTCTGCAAGATCGGTAACTTGTCTATATGGAATAACTTTATAATATTGTTTATAGAGATAGTCAGCAGACCGGACAAAGAAAATGTCCTTATAGGATTTATTAATTAAATTTATATAACCTCTGCTATCTATTAAAAGTAATCCACTGCTAATACTCTCTATCAAGGTTCCTAAACGATCTTCTTGTATTTCTTGCGCTTTTACCATTTCTTGCATATCTTTAGCTACTTTATTAAGAGAAGAACTTAGAACTCCAGTTTCATCTACTCGATCTTCATACGTTCTAGCATGATAATTACCATTTGCTAAATCGATAGCTACTTTGGTAGCCGATTCTATCGGTCTTGTATAACGATAGATTAATTTATAACCGATTAGATAAATCACTAAAAATGAGAATAGAAACGAAGAAAAAATAATCCAATTAATATGTTGATACGCATTCTCTATTTCTTCCACTTTAGCCCCTATTAGTAAATATCCTTGTCTTCCTTCTTCATCCGTAAGCTCCTGTTGATAAAAATGGAAGTTAGGATTCCCGTTAATAGATACAGCATTCACCTTTTCATTTGAAAGTAAGGTTTGCACTTGATTTTCATATTCTGTTTCTGTCTGCAGTTCTCCCTCATTGAACAACATTTCTCCAGAATCATCAATAATAGTAATCTGTACATCTAACGCTTCACTATATTCTTTCACTAAGCGATTATTAATTTCTAAAATCCCACCATTATTCATGATTTGATTTGCAATTAATGTACTTTCGCGTTTCAATCGATTATCAAAAGAATCCATAAAAGTCTTCTTATTGTATGATTCAATGAAAATAGCGACAAATACAAACACGATAAATATAGTAAATAAAACGCTCGCCATTAATCGAGATTTAAAGCTCTTCATTTATTTTGGTTCCTCTAATTTATATCCTAAACCACGTATTGTTTTAATATATATAGGTTTTTTTGTATTTTCTTCAATTTTTTCACGCAAATGACTAATATGGACATCTACAATTCTTGTATCGCCTACAAAATCATAGTTCCATACTGCACTTAATAACTGATCTCTTGTTAGAACTCTCCCCTTATTTTTAACAAGATATAATAATAACTCAAACTCTTTCGGAGTTAATTCTAATAATTCTTCTTTGAAGTACGCTTCATAATAATTAGGAAGTACTCTTAACTCAGCGATTTTAATACCGTCATCCTCATCTTCATCTATTTCATCAGAAGCTGCAGGTACTTGCATTTGTATTCGTCTCAAAACGGCTTTAATTCGAGCGATGACTTCCCTTGGACTAAATGGTTTCGTCATATAATCATCTGCTCCAAGCTCTAGTCCTAAAACTTTATCAAACTCATCATCTTTTGCCGTTAACATTAATATAGGAGTTAACACTTTCTGTTGGCGTAATTCTTTACAAACATCCATCCCATCTTTTTTTGGCAACATTAAATCAAGTAAGATGACATCCGGATTAGCAGTTAATGCTAGATTCAATCCTTCTTCTCCATCCATGGCAGTTAATACATCATAGCCTGCCTGTTGCAAATTATACTTCAGTAAAGTTACGATAGATTGTTCATCATCTACAACCAAAACCTTTTTCTTCATATACAGCCTCCAAATATGTTAATTCCCCTAAAGTCCCCTTATACCTATTTACATTATAATATATTGTTCGATAAAAATGGAAAAAACATTTATTTGCTGTTTACAAATGCGAAATAATTTTTTAAATTTCTTCGTATTTGTAAATAAGATGGCCGCTTTATTCCACTCTAAACAGACAGTTAGACGCAACTGCAAGCTGCAGAAATTAAGGAAGCTAAATGTTGAAACTCTCCCGTAAAGAACAGATTAACAAAATTAATTCCTAAAAAAAATCGGCTAACTCTTTTTATAGAGCAACCGATTTTTCATGTATTTAATTTAATACTGTCAAGACGTTACGAACCGAATGGACGGATTTGTCTAGTGCCGCTTTTTCTTCCTCTGTTAAATCAAGTTCAATAATTTGTTCGATTCCGTTACCACCTAGAATAGTAGGTACGCCTAGATAAAGATCGTTATAGCCATACTCGCCTTCCAAATAAGCGATAGTTGGAAGGACTCGTCTTTGATTTTTAATAATTGCCTCACACATATCAACTAATGAAGCTGCTGGAGCATAATAGGCGCTTCCATTGCCAAGCAGATTTACAATTTCCGCTCCGCCATTTCTCGTTCTCTCGATAATTTCTTCTAATCTATGTTTTGGAATGAGCGATTCTAATGGAATTCCTCCTGCATAAGAATAACGAATAAGCGGTACCATATCATCACCATGGCCACCTAATACAAATCCTGTGATATCTTTAACAGAAAGGTTTAACTCCATTGCAACAAAGCTGCGAAAGCGCGCTGTATCTAGAATACCAGACTGGCCGATTACTCTATTTTTTGGGAAACCAGATTCTTTATAAACAGTATAAGTCATAGCATCCACAGGATTAGTAAGCACGATAATTACACAATTAGGTGAATACTGAACAATTTCCTTCGTTACCGATTTCATAATAGACTGATTTGTCTGTACGAGATCATCTCTACTCATGCCTGGCTTTCTTGCCATACCAGCAGTTATCACGACAATATCAGAATCAGCAGTATCTTTATAATTAGAAGTTCCAATTATATTTGCATCGAATCCCTGTACAGGACTAGCTTCAAACATATCCAAAGCTTTTCCTTTAGTTGAATTTTCATTTCGTGGAACATCTAATAATACGATATCCCCTAGTTCTTTTTGAGCAAGTAAAAAAGCCGTTGTTGCTCCAGTAAATCCCCCACCAATGATGGAAATTTTCTTGCGCTTAACCATATAATTTCCCCCTTATTAGACCGAGAATGCATAGCCCACCAATAAGCACTTTACTAGTTAGAGTCCCCTTTTACTCCATCTAGAAATACTTTTTTTAGCTTATCCCATTCTAATCCAATACCGCAAAACTTCTGTTTTAGGCAAAAAGGAAGAAGAGATGAGACCAATCTCTTCTTCATATTGTTTCTTAACCCATGTTCTTAATTAATTCATCACCGAACTCTGAGCATTTCACTTCTGTTGCACCTTCCATTAGACGAGCGAAGTCATAAGTCACAACTTTAGAAGCAATCGTGTTTTCTACGGATTGAATCACTAATTGTGCTGCTTCTGTCCAGCCTAAATGTTCAAGCAATAGAACACCTGAAAGAATAACAGAAGATGGATTTACTTTATCTAAGCCAGCATATTTCGGAGCAGTTCCATGTGTTGCTTCAAAAATAGCATGGCCAGTTTCATAATTTATATTTGCTCCTGGTGCGATACCGATCCCACCAACCTGTGCTGCTAATGCATCAGAAATATAATCTCCATTTAGATTCATTGTTGCAACTACATCAAACTCTTTCGGACGAGTAAGAATTTGTTGAAGGAAAATATCTGCAATAGAATCTTTAATGATAATCTTCCCTTCTGCTTCTGCCTGAGCTTGTGCTTTATTTGCTGCATCAGAACCTTGTTCCTCTTTAATGCGATCATACTGAGCCCATGTAAATACTTTATCTCCAAATTCTTTTTCAGCTAATTCATAACCCCAATTTTTAAATGCACCTTCTGTATATTTCATAATGTTACCTTTATGTACTAGAGTTACCGATTTACGACCTTCTTTAATCGCATAATTAATCGCAGCTCTTACTAAACGACTTGTTCCTTCTTCTGATACTGGTTTAATTCCAATTCCAGATGTTTCAGGAAATCTAATTTTATTAACTCCCATCTCTTCTTGTAAAAAGTTAATCAATTTAGAAACAGCCTCTGAGCCTTTTTCATACTCAATTCCGGCATAGATATCTTCTGTATTTTCACGGAAGATAACCATATCTGTATCTTGTGGTCTTTTTACAGGAGATGGTACTCCTTCAAACCATCTTACTGGACGTAAACAAACAAAAAGATCTAATTCTTGGCGTAGGGCAACGTTTAAAGAACGAATACCGCCACCAACTGGTGTAGTTAATGGTCCTTTTATAGCAATTAAATATTCTTTAATAACATCTAATGTTTCAGTAGGTAACCATTCTCCCGTTTCATTAAATGCCTTTTCCCCAGCCAATACTTCTTTCCAAACAATTTTCTTTTCCCCATTGTATGCTTTTTCAACAGCGGCATCTAATACTCTTGATGATGCTGCCCAAATATCTGGTCCAATTCCATCTCCCTCAATATAAGGAACAATTGGATTCGCTGGTACATTTAATACTCCATCTACTACTGTAATTTTTTCTCCTTGCATGTTTCTATCCCTCCGTAAAAAAATAGTTTCTTTTTCCAATGCTACAAACTCCATTGGAAATAGAATGAAATAAATTTATTATAACAAGCTTTGAGAAGCTAATTATATTTACTATTTTGACGAATAAAAAAAGGAAAATGCCAATATACAAACTAAATTCTCCCACATTAAGTATATATCATTCTTTAACTCTATGGGAAATCATATCCTTTTTAGCGTTTGTTAACTGGTACATATTCCAAACGTTCAGGACCAACATAATCTGCTCTAGGGCGAATAAGACGATTATTCTCGTACTGCTCGAGAATATGAGCCAGCCAGCCAGAAACCCTGCTTACCGCAAAAATCGGGGTAAATAAATCATGGTCAATACCTAGACTATGATAAACAGAGGCAGAGAAAAAGTCTACGTTTGGTACTAAATTTTTCTCTTCCTTTAACATTGTCTCAATCTTAATACTCATCTCATACAACTGAGGTTCACCAGTTAATTGTGTTAATTTTCTTGCCATTTCCTTTAGATGTTTGGCACGAGGATCGCCCTTTCGATAAACGCGATGACCAAATCCCATTATTTTTTCTTTGTTCGCTATCTTTTCTCTAATATATGGTTCCACATTGTCAATGCTTCCAATTTCCGTCAGCATTTTCATAACTGCTTCGTTTGCTCCACCATGTAATGGCCCTTTTAATGCTCCTATAGCTGATGTAATCCCTGAATATACATCAGACAATGTTGCAACACAAACTCTAGCAGTAAAGGTAGATGCATTTAGCTCATGATCTGCATGAAGAACGAGCGCTTTATTAAAAGCCTCAATCGCAATGTCTTCTGGTTCTTGCCCATTCAGCATATATAAGAAGTTAGCAGCAAATCCTAAATCTTTTCTTGGAGAAATTGGATCGAGACCTTTTCTTAATCTAGAAAAAGCTGTTACGATAGTTGGCATTTTTGCTTGAAGCCTTACAGCTTTTAAATAATTGGTTTCCGAATCCATTACATCTGCGCTTTCATCATATGCTCCTAATAAAGAGACAGTTGAACGAAGTACAGCCATAGGATGTACTTTATTTAATGGCATTAGCTTCATTTGCTCAATCAAAGAGACTGGTAATTCAGCATTATCTGCCAATTCTTGTTTTAGTTTTGCCAGCTCCGTATCATTTGGCAGTTTTTGATGCCATAATAAATAGATTACTTCTTCAAAACTAGATTGCTCTGCTAACACATCAATATCATAACCCACATAAGCAAGTGAATCATCTATAATGGAACTGATAGAAGATGTTGTTGCAATAACCCCCTCAAGCCCTTTTGTAACAGCCATACATATCTCTCCTTTACACCTTTTCTTTAGTACAAATCTTTCGAACTCCCATATTGTCCCTGCTGTAGTTACCAATATTGTGAAAATCTGTAAAAACAAAGCGATGGAATACACCTTAAATAAATGTTTACTATTTTGTTAGATTAACTGAATATGTACCAAAAAATCAATTAATAATGTAATCCGGATTTATTTATAAAAAAGATGGGGGAGTTTTTCATAAAAAATAAAGTGAGCATCAATCATTTGTAAATGCTTACATTTTCAAATAAAAAAATAAACCATTTGGTACTTATAGATGAGATAAAATGTAACTACCCTTTCATTATAAACAAAAATCTTCAAAATGTCTCATATTTTATACTTAAAAACTGTAGATATAGTAAAAAAAATTTTTTCTGATTCTCCTTTACACTATATTCTTTCTTTTTTTAATTATACCATAAATTCACAGCTCCTGTCTTCCTTATGCATAACAGAGAGTGGATCAGGTTATCCACTCTACTACTTTTATTGCAGCATAAGCAATTCCAGCTCCAATTAACGGACCTACAGCTACCCCGTTAAAGACAGATACTGACAAAATGGTTCCCAAAACAAGAGCAGTTGTAATTTCAGGGGAATCAGCCAATAAACTAACCCCACCCTTTGCGAGCAACGCAACCATAATTCCAGAAATTAAAGCAATCCACGCATACGGTGATTTAAAGGTAGCGGACAAATCTTTAAATCCAATATCGCCTGTTGCAATAGGTACAAGCACAGCAATTGTAATAATTGTTACCCCCCAATTAATTCCTTTTGATTGAATCAAGGCAAATAATTTACTATCTATCCCAATCAGTTTCATTATTAATAAGAAAATAACCGCAATTATTAAAGAATTGTTTTTAGCTACAAGAGCAATTGCCAAAAGCAAATATAAAAATAAATAAGATTGACTAAATAAAAACATAAATGACTCTCCTTTAAAAAACATTAACCAAAAAATCTCTTCCTACTTATTAAATTATTTATAAAAAGCAGGAATTCCGATTAAAAATGCATAAGTATAGAAAATATAGATGAAAAAGGAATTTACTTCTATTCTATTTTGCAATTGATAATGGTCTATTATTTATTATACTAAAAATGGGAGGATTAACATTGAATTATACATATCTTAACCGTACGATTCGGTTTATTGTAGTTATTGTAGCTACCATCCTATTATTTGTTAGCTTCTTTTATTTATCCAAAGTAACCTATCCCTTTATTATAGGATTTCTAATTGCTTTTTTAATGAATCCACTTGTTAATTTTTTGCAATTTAAATGTAAACTGCCTAGAGCCTTTGCTGTAATTTTAAGTATTTTGCTCATATTATCTGTATTTGCTGGGTTAGTTTCTTTACTAATTGCCGAGATTGTAGCAGGGGCGGCTTATCTGGGTGAGGTAGTACCGAAACATATTGATATCATTATTCGATATATTGAGGATTTGTTCGCAGCGCAAATTATCCCATTATATAATAAAATATCACAAACCTTCAATAATCTTGGAACAGGTCAACAAGATACGATTATGACAAATATAAATAAAGTTGGCGAACAGGTTGGAAATGTTATGGGAGATTTTTTGCAATCCTTTTTCCTTAACATTCCCATCATACTATCCTGGTTTCCTAATGCAGCGAGTGTTCTAATATTCTCTTTATTAGCCACGTTTTTTATTAGTAAAGACTGGGTTCGGTTATCATTGAAGTTCGGAAAATTTTTTCCTTCTAAATGGTTAAATAGTGGAAAAACAGTTTTCTTTGAATTAAAGAAAGCTTTACTTGGATTTATTAAAGCACAGTTAACGCTTGTTTCGATTACAACAGTCATTATTTTAATTGGCCTTTTAATACTTC
Proteins encoded:
- the mutM gene encoding DNA-formamidopyrimidine glycosylase, which translates into the protein MPELPEVETVRKTLKQLTQNKVIKEVVVSWAKMIKKPENAEEFSDALIGQSILDVKRRGKFILIETNDFTIVSHLRMEGKYGVFQVNDPVDKHTHVIFFFEDGSQLRYKDVRKFGTMHLFKKGEELDALPLSQLGPEPFAEDFTIANFTERLSKTNRSIKTALLDQKIVVGLGNIYVDEALFRSSIHPERMASSLKSKEIEKLYKEIIATLSEAVEKGGSTIRSYVNTQGQIGMFQLELYVYGRKGQECKVCGHTLERIIVGGRGTVFCPNCQKK
- the polA gene encoding DNA polymerase I, with translation MKKKLILIDGNSIAYRAFFALPLLNNDKGVHTNAVYGFTMMLMKILEEEKPTHALVAFDAGKTTFRHKTFSEYKGGRQKTPPELSEQFPYIRELLKSYGIHHYELENYEADDIIGTLSLQGEKDGFEVVVISGDKDLTQLSSDNTTVYITRKGITDMESYTPSHIQEKYGLTPERIIDMKGLMGDSSDNIPGVPGVGEKTAIKLLKEFDSLENLVQSIDKVSGKKLKEKLEEFKDQALMSKELATIFREAPLTITLDDTEFPGMQIEKLKEIFKELGFNSLLEKLGEAPEKEELVLEAIEFKTVENITDTIFSDRNIMYVEVLEDNYHYAPILGISLLNEKGAYYLPIEQALKSPAFKVWAEDEKKEKIVYDAKRSEVSLRHQDIHLKGITFDILIAAYLADPSATIEDVASVAKKYGYTNLQSDEAFYGKGAKRKVPEQDLLADHLVRKAFALQAVLEEMEDELRKNDQEALFYDLEMPLSLVLADMESTGVKVDVARLKAMGEELSERLKEIEVRIYELAGETFNINSPKQLGVILFEKLGLPVVKKTKTGYSTSADVLEQLASSHEVIREILEYRQLGKLQSTYIEGLQKVVHNGRIHTRFNQVLTQTGRLSSIDPNLQNIPIRLEEGRKIRQAFVPTEENWVIFAADYSQIELRVLAHIANDEKLIEAFREDHDIHTETAMSVFHVEADEVTSNMRRHAKAVNFGIVYGISDYGLSQSLHITRKEAAKFIERYLESYPGVKNYMEEIVADAKQKGYVSTLLHRRRYLADITSRNFNLRSFAERTAMNTPIQGSAADIIKKAMIDMAKRLEEEGLKAKLLLQVHDELIFEAPKEEIEKLKEIVPDVMEHAVELSVPLKVDYSYGPTWYDAK
- the pnpS gene encoding two-component system histidine kinase PnpS, which encodes MKSFKSRLMASVLFTIFIVFVFVAIFIESYNKKTFMDSFDNRLKRESTLIANQIMNNGGILEINNRLVKEYSEALDVQITIIDDSGEMLFNEGELQTETEYENQVQTLLSNEKVNAVSINGNPNFHFYQQELTDEEGRQGYLLIGAKVEEIENAYQHINWIIFSSFLFSFLVIYLIGYKLIYRYTRPIESATKVAIDLANGNYHARTYEDRVDETGVLSSSLNKVAKDMQEMVKAQEIQEDRLGTLIESISSGLLLIDSRGYINLINKSYKDIFFVRSADYLYKQYYKVIPYRQVTDLAEEIFMTEHKVIREMALEIQNEKKSFQVYGVPIIGTNDRWMGILLVFNDITELKKLEQIRKDFVANVSHELKTPITSIKGFSETLLDGAMEDRETLEEFLRIILKESHRLQTLIQDLLDLSKLEQHHFALNKEEFNLVEILNKATKMLEGRAEAKNIKLKFPQSNEVIQMEGDRSRLTQVFLNLITNAVIYTPNDGEINVYVVEKKKKIEVKIQDTGIGIEQDEIPRIFERFYRVDKARSRNSGGTGLGLAIVKHLVELHRGTIQVESEMGVGTTFTVILHKEFPF
- a CDS encoding response regulator transcription factor; amino-acid sequence: MKKKVLVVDDEQSIVTLLKYNLQQAGYDVLTAMDGEEGLNLALTANPDVILLDLMLPKKDGMDVCKELRQQKVLTPILMLTAKDDEFDKVLGLELGADDYMTKPFSPREVIARIKAVLRRIQMQVPAASDEIDEDEDDGIKIAELRVLPNYYEAYFKEELLELTPKEFELLLYLVKNKGRVLTRDQLLSAVWNYDFVGDTRIVDVHISHLREKIEENTKKPIYIKTIRGLGYKLEEPK
- the mdh gene encoding malate dehydrogenase; translated protein: MVKRKKISIIGGGFTGATTAFLLAQKELGDIVLLDVPRNENSTKGKALDMFEASPVQGFDANIIGTSNYKDTADSDIVVITAGMARKPGMSRDDLVQTNQSIMKSVTKEIVQYSPNCVIIVLTNPVDAMTYTVYKESGFPKNRVIGQSGILDTARFRSFVAMELNLSVKDITGFVLGGHGDDMVPLIRYSYAGGIPLESLIPKHRLEEIIERTRNGGAEIVNLLGNGSAYYAPAASLVDMCEAIIKNQRRVLPTIAYLEGEYGYNDLYLGVPTILGGNGIEQIIELDLTEEEKAALDKSVHSVRNVLTVLN
- the icd gene encoding NADP-dependent isocitrate dehydrogenase; the protein is MQGEKITVVDGVLNVPANPIVPYIEGDGIGPDIWAASSRVLDAAVEKAYNGEKKIVWKEVLAGEKAFNETGEWLPTETLDVIKEYLIAIKGPLTTPVGGGIRSLNVALRQELDLFVCLRPVRWFEGVPSPVKRPQDTDMVIFRENTEDIYAGIEYEKGSEAVSKLINFLQEEMGVNKIRFPETSGIGIKPVSEEGTSRLVRAAINYAIKEGRKSVTLVHKGNIMKYTEGAFKNWGYELAEKEFGDKVFTWAQYDRIKEEQGSDAANKAQAQAEAEGKIIIKDSIADIFLQQILTRPKEFDVVATMNLNGDYISDALAAQVGGIGIAPGANINYETGHAIFEATHGTAPKYAGLDKVNPSSVILSGVLLLEHLGWTEAAQLVIQSVENTIASKVVTYDFARLMEGATEVKCSEFGDELIKNMG